From the Psilocybe cubensis strain MGC-MH-2018 chromosome 9, whole genome shotgun sequence genome, one window contains:
- a CDS encoding Cytochrome P450 monooxygenase 91, whose protein sequence is MASSISGNGGALLLASICLGGIWLYRRVSTLRNVPGPPSSNFFTGSLLDLIAPATGRDWQIHVNNVYGGVAKFGTLFGGSSLLINDPRALHHILVKEQDVFEEWDAFASTNGLLFGPGLVATTGAQHKKQRKMLTPAFSVKYLRGMTPMFVNIARELETHISSLVKGSAREVDVTAWLNRFALEAIGRGGMGHSFGSMAKATEFSDATKELAATVSVMVPGAPFTPFFKYLGPRQLRRFVLRLIPWSLLQRLVDIVNIMDNEAQKILKEQEKDIDAGVDDKDGKDIMGILLRANRSSDESERMSEDELVGQISTLVFTAMDTTSGAIARTLHLLAQHPEVQTKLRAEITEAYHGQDEAIDFSNLTALPYLDAVIKETLRVHPPIPTIFRQTMQDTVVPLLHPITGADGTVMNEVHVEKGTDIFINIIGANHNPKTWGEDASEWKPERWLSDLPESVTKIKDLAGVFAHQMTFIAGNRACIGFNFAQLEMRVVLAILLQSLEFSIPKDKEIGWNVGLLMTPVVKGSNSIHAQLPLIVKKVNA, encoded by the exons ATGGCATCATCAATATCTGGCAACGGCGGTGCTTTACTTCTAGCAAGCATCTGTCTTGGAGGTATCTGGCTCTACAGACGCGTATCGACTTTGCGTAACGTCCCAGGGCCACCGTCTTCCAATTTCTTTACCG GCAGTTTGTTGGATCTCATTGCTCCTGCCACGGGACGCGACTGGCAAATCCATGTTAACAATGTTTATGGTGGAGTGGCGAAGTTTGGGACTCTCTTTGGG GGCAGCTCTCTTTTGATTAATGATCCTAGGGCGCTACACCATATCCTTGTGAAAGAGCAGGACGTTTTCGAGGAGTGGGATGCTTTCGCTTC TACGAATGGACTGCTATTTGGACCAGGTCTTGTGGCCACTACAGGAGCGCAACACAAAAAGCAGCGTAAAATGCTGACGCCAGCTTTCTCCGTCAAATATCTCCGAGGAATGACACCTATGTTTGTTAACATTGCTAGAGAG CTCGAGACACACATTTCGTCTCTCGTTAAAGGCAGCGCCCGTGAAGTTGATGTCACAGCCTGGCTTAACAGATTTGCCCTCGAGGCCATCGGAAGAGGCGGGATGGGGCATTCATTTGGCAGTATGGCCAAAGCCACAGAATTCTCAGACGCGACAAAGGAACTTGC GGCCACTGTTTCCGTCATGGTACCAGGTGCTCCTTTCACTCCCTTCTTCAAATACCTTGGACCTCGTCAGCTTCGTCGATTTGTTCTGCGTTTAATTCCCTGGTCCCTCCTTCAGCGTTTAGTGGACATTGTGAACATTATGGACAACGAAGCTCAAAAGATTCTGAAAGAACAAGAGAAGGATATCGATGCTGGTGTTGACGACAAGGACGGAAAAGATATAATGGGTATTCTTT TAAGGGCAAATCGGTCGAGTGATGAATCTGAGCGTATGTCGGAAGATGAACTCGTTGGTCAAATATC GACTCTCGTTTTCACCGCCATGGACACCACTTCCGGAGCTATTGCCCGCACTCTTCATTTATTGGCACAACATCCCGAAGTGCAAACCAAGCTGCGGGCAGAGATTACTGAGGCATATCACGGCCAAGATGAGGCTATCGACTTCAGCAATCTCACTGCGCTTCCTTACTTGGATGCTGTGATCAAGGAAACGTTAAGAGT GCACCCTCCCATTCCAACTATTTTCCGACA AACTATGCAAGATACGGTTGTCCCGCTCCTTCACCCCATCACCGGTGCTGATGGCACAGTCATGAACGAAGTACATGTCGAGAAGGGCACTGATattttcatcaacatcatcggTGCAAATCACAACCCAAAGACTTGGGGCGAAGACGCCAGTGAATGGAAGCCTGAGCGTTGGCTTTCCGATCTCCCCGAAAGTGTAACCAAGATTAAGGATTTGGCTGGAGTTTTCGCCCAtca AATGACTTTCATTGCTGGGAACCGTGCTTGTAT TGGATTTAACTTCGCTCAACTTGAAATGA GAGTTGTTCTGGCCATTCTGCTCCAATCCCTCGAATTCAGCAtacccaaggacaaagagaTCGGTTGGAACGTTGGCCTCTTGATGACACCCGTTGTCAAAGGTTCCAACTCCATCCATGCCCAGCTCCCTCTCATCGTTAAGAAGGTCAATGCCTAA